One Gammaproteobacteria bacterium DNA segment encodes these proteins:
- a CDS encoding CRISPR-associated endonuclease Cas2 produces the protein RKRHAELIALLDGIIHHKNDHVISMDIGPADTVRPRVVSLGKEFQAVAREAVIV, from the coding sequence GCCGCAAGCGCCACGCCGAACTCATTGCCTTGCTGGATGGCATCATCCATCATAAGAACGACCATGTGATCAGCATGGACATCGGCCCGGCGGACACCGTGAGGCCGCGCGTGGTGAGTCTCGGCAAAGAATTCCAGGCGGTCGCGAGGGAAGCGGTGATTGTCTGA